One stretch of Mycolicibacterium fallax DNA includes these proteins:
- a CDS encoding enoyl-CoA hydratase, which yields MATPPHPEPAAEAGAAEFVSYETLDSGRIARIWLNRPEAHNAQNRTLLVQLDDAFRRAEADDEVRVVILAARGKNFSAGHDLGSEAAIAERTPGPGLHPSYTRDGATRKGMVEQLMLQEWHYYFDNTCRWRDLRKITIAQVQGNAIAAALMLIWACDLIVAADDARFSDVVAARLGMPGVEYFAHPWEFGPRKAKELLLTGDAIDAEEAYRLGMVSKIFPAEELADKTLEFARRIADRPTVAALLVKDSVNAASDAMGFSEALRHSFHIHELGHAHWAAYNENRFPVAQPPDVPDWRKAGPTELARPDVP from the coding sequence ATGGCAACGCCACCGCACCCCGAACCCGCCGCCGAGGCGGGCGCCGCCGAATTCGTCAGCTACGAGACCCTGGACTCCGGCCGGATCGCCCGGATCTGGCTCAACCGTCCGGAGGCGCACAACGCCCAGAACCGGACCCTGCTGGTCCAGCTCGACGACGCGTTCCGCCGGGCCGAGGCCGACGACGAGGTCCGGGTGGTGATCCTGGCCGCCCGCGGCAAGAACTTCTCCGCCGGCCACGACCTGGGCTCGGAGGCCGCGATCGCCGAGCGCACCCCGGGTCCGGGCCTGCACCCCAGCTACACCCGCGACGGCGCCACCCGCAAGGGCATGGTCGAGCAGCTGATGCTCCAGGAGTGGCACTACTACTTCGACAACACCTGCCGGTGGCGTGACCTGCGCAAGATCACCATCGCCCAGGTGCAGGGCAACGCGATCGCCGCGGCGCTGATGCTGATCTGGGCCTGCGACCTGATCGTGGCGGCCGACGACGCCCGGTTCTCCGACGTGGTGGCGGCGCGACTGGGCATGCCGGGCGTCGAGTACTTCGCCCACCCGTGGGAGTTCGGGCCGCGCAAGGCCAAGGAACTGCTGCTGACCGGCGACGCGATCGACGCCGAGGAGGCCTATCGGCTCGGCATGGTGTCCAAGATCTTCCCGGCCGAGGAACTGGCCGACAAGACCCTGGAGTTCGCCCGCCGGATCGCCGACCGGCCCACCGTGGCCGCGCTGCTGGTCAAGGACTCGGTCAACGCCGCCTCCGACGCGATGGGGTTCAGCGAGGCGCTGCGGCATTCCTTCCACATCCACGAACTCGGCCACGCGCACTGGGCGGCCTACAACGAGAACCGGTTCCCGGTGGCGCAGCCGCCGGATGTGCCGGACTGGCGCAAGGCCGGGCCCACCGAGTTGGCCCGCCCCGACGTACCGTGA